Within the Coffea eugenioides isolate CCC68of unplaced genomic scaffold, Ceug_1.0 ScVebR1_1707;HRSCAF=2605, whole genome shotgun sequence genome, the region TTGTTGGTTGTAATTTTTGCCTGAATGTCTTAGCTGGTTTTGGGGTTTTAgctgatattttgcaaaaaaaaaggaagtaatttgcatttttctttaaagcTTGAGTAACAATTAgctaaatgcaagaaaaaataaattattaaaggtACAAATTggttttttcctttaaatttttagtaaaaattagctaaatgtaagaaaaaaagaaattattatataaaaaaaaaagaaaaattttatgtaagcaaatgtttcatgaaaacaattctaattcctaatgaATTCTTCTCTCGTGCAAACAAAGAATTTGaaattccaaataaattccATATCAATTCTATGCATTTTCCAAACGAAAGAATTGCAATGATTTGGAATTCCAATTCACAGAATTCCAATTCTATAGAATTTCAATTCTAATTCAATTCCAATTCTGTAGaaccaaacgcaccctaaattCAAATTATTGACTTAGTAGATGTGGATTAGGAACGGTAAATGTTACTTATTTAAATagcaaaaatagaaaacattTGTTGATTTAAATATGATTGTTATTTTGGTACATTACAACAGTGAAAACATGACATTAATAATAGTAGGAGAGGGTAGACATGAAGACGATACAGAAAAAGTTAAATCGTTGAGAATGTAACATCCTAGTTGAACTGTGGGAATCGTGGTTCAGCAACTGCAAAGAGAGGTTTGGCAAGGAAGCCAGCATCCATTCCCTCTGCTAAATCAATTTGCGAAAGACCTGATGGAATCTTCCAGTTAAAGCATTGAAGAAGTCTGGCCAGCAACATTACAGTGAGTGTGGAACCCAGAAGGACTCCCGGACATCCACGTCTTCCAGTGCTGAAGGAAAACATGTTTAATTCTGGATCGTTCAGATCCATTCTAGCATCATCCATGTCATTCATGTGGCGCTCAGGCTTGAACTTTAGCGAATCCCCCCAAGTTCGAGGATTACGGCCAAGTCCTGGACGGCACAGGATAACATGGCTACCTTTCGGGATGAAGTAGCCACCAACAACGGTGTCCTGAGTAGATACATGAGGAACATTAAAGGGTGCATATGGATGGAGCCGCAAGGCCTCTTTTGCGCAGGCCTTCACATATTTCAGCCTAGCAAGATCAGATTCTTGAACAAGTCTATCCTTTCCAACCACGGCGTCTATCTCTTCTGTGGCTTTTTGAAGCATTTCAGGTTGATTTAGCATCTCTGCTAATGCCCATTCCACAGCATTTGATGGATTATCGACTGTTGCAAACATTAGTTCCTGTGGAGCATCACAGTAAAGTTAAAGTGAAACTAATAATCCTTATTTTCCAAATTCAATAACCGATTCTGTACAACATCATATTGCAAGTTGCATTTTGGTGGTGATTAAGGCTCATTGAGATTCCATCCTTTCTGATTTCAGTTAATCAACAAATTGCTTGAGCACACATAAACCACGTCATTAAAACGTGAGTGAACAAGATCATGTCATCAAACCACGTCATCTTCTGTACATCATTTGATGTGGACACTGTTTTACGTCACCTTTTGGAGTGCATCATATTATCTTTTGATGTCTTTTGGAGTGCATCACGGTTTTACGTCACCTTTTGATGTGCATCATATTATCTTAAGTTCTACTAATCAACGATGTGGGGCGTTTTGGAGTATACTCCCTACGATTGATTTTGTGCCAGCTTTTATTCTTCTGTCAGTCTATCCACGTTTGATCCCAGATAACTCCTAGTAGAATCTCCAAATTGTTAAGTACTATTTTTAACTGTTCGGGTTTTCAAATAGAATTCTCCCCCCAATCAATTATTTCAGGAAAAACCAAATTTGACTTATCTTTCTCTCCTCACATGCTTCCTCCTTTCCACCTTACtctttctttcatttccttttcgcTAAATTCATGCCATTCATTCCTTTGTGCCTAATATTTTTTCTCCAATTCAAGATTAAATTCTATCTATCATCCCTTGCCCAGATTGATTCCCCtctttcccttcttcttcttcttcttcttctttttatctctATTCTCATCTCTTTTTTTGTAAATATGATTAGATTCATCCTTTTTATCCTTTTAATTCGAAGTGTAATGGATTTAATTTTTCTGTGTCTATTTATTTATTAGTGAtgtcaaaagtcaagaatttaGGGGATGGATGGGCTTTAGAAATGGGTGgctgaaaataaaataaaggagGCTGCAAATAGAGGAAGACAAAAGAGCTGCGCTATTGATTGTTGATGATGTGTTAGTTTTGGGTAAAATTTGGGGCTGAGTTTTATCCAGTTTAACACCAAGTAATGGATTTAATTGACTTGTGTAATAAATGTAGGAGTTGAAGCTACTAGACAAAAATTAGGTTGTAGTCTTTTGGGTGCTAGAATTATtggaatttattttgatttaaattGGAGTGTTTGTTTTGGCTTTTGTGGTGGTGTTGCTTGGAAGAAGGCAATCATCATAGTTGAATTTTTTTacaaacttttatttttggcaGAAAGAGTTTGTTGGTTTTGGTGTTGAAATAAAGGCAATCAACAAaactctttttatttttatctgtTTGACAAAAAAGGTAGTTTAGGATATTTGAACGAATTGCTAGCCTACTAGGCCTCTTTTGAAGCATAATTAGTGAAAGTAAGGGAGGtgagtgtaattttttaaagtaaagGGGAGCTTTCTGAAATTTTTAGAGACCTCaaaggaggtttctgaaattatccctttaatttATCCCATTTTTTAAGAAATTGTTTATGTAACCAAGCATCAGGATAGAGGATTCCTTACAGTAATTTGTGCTCTGATCTCCTCAGTTGTTAAGAGCGGTCTGCCTTTGTTATCTTTCAGCCTGATTAGGACATCCAGAAGGtcttcttcctcattttttaggCCACTCTCCCACGTTTTAATCCTTTTCTCAATTTCAGGATCATGGTGCCTTCGTACACATGCAATGGCCATAGTAAGAACCTTTCTGTGGCCATCAAAATCAAAAATCTTCATCCAGGGCATGTAATCGGATAAGCTAAATGCATACATATAAGCAAGGAGTTTGAAGAGTGCATTAACATGTTCAACTTCCTCAGCACCTGGTCCTCCATCTTCCATTCCTTTCCCGAAGAATCTCTTGTTGAAAATCATCTTTCTAATCACATTTCCCAAGTAGTGTCGCGTAGCCAATCTTATGTCCACTAGCCCAGCAGTGGCGTCGTCCTTACACTGATTGTAAACATAGTTAACCAAATGATCTGCTTCCTCTGCTCGCTTGCTATGAAGCCATTGGTGTTTAGCAGGTGACAGCACACTGGAAACGATcattctcttcattttcttgtatTGATCGCCCAAAGGAGAAAGGCTTGTCGTCAAGAATCCTTCACTACTAAGTTCTGCAGACATGCAAACAGGTCTGTTGGAGAAAATCGAGTCGTGTTTCTTTAAGAACTCGCGAGCGAGTTCAGGAGAAGTGACAGGAATGATGTGAACACCGAAAATGCGGAAACAAGCGATTTCGGTATTCATATCATCCATGACTTTGTATATCCATCGATGTGTTGGTCTGTTTCTCAGCATTTGGAAAATGCAACCAAAGAAAGGCAAGGGTTTTGGGCCAGGAGGGAGAGGGAATCGAGGTTTGTTGTTCTTTAGACAAATCATTATCCATTTGCCCATTGTAAAGAACAACAAAACCAGAGCCATGAATCCTGAGAAATATGGGATGCATGACATTGAGGTAAATCTCAAGCTTGAATCAACACGAAGACCGGATGTGCAATTCATCACTTAAGACAATATGAAAAGGTTATTAGGCTATGTAAGCTAGTTTATTCTTATCACACAGTCTAAGATGGGGTGTAGGTAATTGTTGTTGATGGTCTGTAAAAACTAAAGAGTGCGATCATGCAAGCTTTTATAGAAGAAACTTGTTGCTAGCAATCACATATTTATGACTTTGCAGTACTGTCCCCGGTTGAACAAGGGACCTCTATTTTTTACGTACACGGTCCTAGGGAGGTCAAAGGGGGATCCACTggcgaatttttttttttatttttatacctACTCCTATATTAGGGGAAGCGACTTAAAGAAGTCAAAGGAAAACACTGGCGAAATTTTTAGGAAAATCTAGACATTTAGAATGCAGGTCAAGGGATTTGATCTCTTGACCGTCACCTAAGTAGAATTTTAAAACTCTTTTGATGGTCAATTTATTTTATACCTACTTCTACTCCTAGATTAGTTGGTTGGTTGAACAAGGAACTTAGCCAAGTTGGATTTTAGGAACAGCACATATTTTGCCCATGCAACATCtcttttcaacaaaataagtTCGTAACAGCATTAAATATAAGCAATACATATTATGGGTAAATTAAGTTCATCATCTAATATTTTGTCtatgtgaaaataaaataaattaacttTTAAATGAAATAGATTTTACTATGAATTAGTTGAGTTGTTCTACAAAATCATTTATGAACGTCAACACTAAAAGAAATACTTGAAAACTTTACTATTCATTTATTAGATTTTACCACAaaggaaagacaaaaaaaataaaggtttTTCAATCCCTAGAAACTCTCCAAATTGGTATTATTTTCACTAGTTATTGCAATAAAAACCACTAATTACAAAGATTTGAAACCTATGCTACAATTCATGCAAGAATTTGTATAGTATTAGTTAGACTAAGTTTTATCAAAATTAGATTGTTGCTATCCttccttcaatttttattttttggttactGTTTGATTTGCCGtttaatttaaactaatttggtAAATATGGCACACTTTAGGACAAATGAAATGTGTTGTGGTAATATGAAGTGCCTTTTGAGATTTTTatcaagattttgaagaaataTTTATGATATCATTAGCATGATTAGTgctttataataaaaaattattattcaGACTCCACTTGTAATTTCATCAGGTAGCCTGCATGGAACAGAATACCACATTGTCACCGTAAGTGTTTGAGAATGAGTTCATGTTTTATCTAGGGAAAATGATCAAATTCGTCCCACACTTTTTGTTAATATCGATTTAATCTctaacttttatttttgatcaatttgatccctaaacttataTTATGGTTCCAATTAAGGATCTTTACGGTAGCGCCACCATGAAAAATCGATCAAACTCCTCATTGACCAATTAAACGGGGGTATTTTAAGAACTTTAGATATCTCCTCCCTCCATCATCAATCCCCACTGCCTGCCACCCATCTCCTTCttcttatcccacatttcttttcCCTCCCTCTATCATGTCAGTAATCTTTGTTGCAGTCCGCTAACCACTCCTTGAGCAGCCCTTGAGCAGATTGTAAGGAGAGTGTTCCAAAAAAATCCAGCAAAAAGCCAGGTTTTTCTTGATCTCTCTGGTGTCAAATTTCTCTAGGATTGCTTTGGTATCATTCTGCAAATTTGTGCATTCATAGACTAGATAATTTTGGTACCTATCTTCTTTGGATAAAAGAAAAGATTCCTTCTAGTTTTGAGCCTTACAGTTTCATAATCTCTGAGAAacttgaaaaaaggaaaagaaaaaagaagaaataaaaataaacgcCCAGATGGCTGATCCTCCAGACAACAAGGCGCTTAATACCACCCAAGAAGATGATGGTAACGTTGATAGGTTCAGTGCACTTCCAGACTATGTACTGCTCTATATCCTCTCATGTTTCTACACAAAAAGTGCTGCAGTCACCCCAGTATTGTCCAAAAGATGGAGAAACCTTTTTGTTTTGCTTCCTGAAATTGATCTATATTTCTTTGTGTACAAGGATGTTCCTGACCGTGATAGACTGTACTCAGATTTTATAAGTTTCACAAATAGGGTGATCTAACAGCGAAATGAAGATCCAATTAGAAGAATTCGACTCGTTGTGAGCCATTTTTTGGAAAGGCACCATATGCTCTTTGAGTAGCTATGTTTAAACCAAGTTTGTTGGAGATATAAACGTTGGGCCTTAGACTCACCCTTCTGTCAAAGTAAATAGGAGGAAaggaataaaaaaagaaaaacctagGTTCCCGATATTACATTAATGGAAAGGGAAGCAACTGAGAAATCTTTGATGCATCATCACAGAATAGGCTAGGCAACTATAAGCAAAACCCTTTGATTGTAGTTAGTTAAACCGGTGTATAGTCCGCTCTAACCAGTCCCAGAAGTCAAGTATTGCAATCCCAATCCTAATCGATCCTCAGTTGCGAACTTCATAGAATGATCGAACATGACTAAGGCGAGGGAAAAGAGTGGTGGTGGAAAAGAAGGAAGGAGAGGGTGGCAAGTGGTGATTTGATGATTAGAGGGATCGGAAGATTACCGACAAAGTTTCTAAAATAACCCCGGTTTATGATAAATTTGAGGGAATTTGATCGATTTTTCATGGTGAAACGCCATAGAGATTCCTTAATTGGAACCGATAACATAAGTTTAGGGATCAAATTGGActgaaaacaaaaatatagaaattAATATCAACATAATAAAAAAGTTAGGAATTGAATTTggtcattttcccttttatctATTGGACGCGTACATATTAAGCAACTTGTCCACCATTGGTTTGCTAGGGAATTTGGAAAGCATCTGCTATATACTTATTTGTCTCGAGCGATATAAGCCCCATGAAGTATTCTTTTCCAAATCAACAAATTTATTAATTGCACTAAATATAAGAGATACATTATTTGTATAGATTAATTTCatcatgcttattttttttcactttaacaTTATAATCAATTAATTTTCAAATGAGATAGGTTTCGTATAGATTACTCAAGCTATTCAATACGCCGGCCAACTTGAAAGAAAAACTTTGAAAACTTCATTATTGGATTGTTAGATTTTACTAGCAAGGAAAATTTTAcgaaaaattttgtttttcttaaaaaacctggaaaaccttcataTTGCTACTACATCATTAGTTATTAAGAATCACAACACTCTAGTTTGGCCCAACATTTTGAAATCGATACCACAGGTCAAGCACTTTGTATATTAGTAGAATAAGTTAAACATCAAAATTACAATAAGTTCTATTTAGTCTTTCTCTAATTTAGTTTATTTGTTTGTGCCATCGTGAATCAGTTGAAATTAATTTAAGAAATAGGCACTTTACTTTTAGATACTATTTAGCATAAAAAGTTAGGATATCATTAGTAGAATTAAGTAGTAACCACGACTCTGCACGGGGGCCAAACAAAAGTGTAGCTTTGGGATAGGTAAAAGAGAAATCCAAATTCTCTCATAAATAATAAATTTGTGGGAAAAAGTTCAATCTTATTACCAATATAGATTCAgtatctaaaattttatttttttgataataaaatatctaaactTATATTCTTTTTTTGTCGTTGAAGTCTTTTAGAGCCAAAGTCGGTATCACTAGCGATGAAACAAATGTCAAGAACAAGTCATGTCAGGTCGTTCAATTTGAATTAATCATGTGCAACAGTTCTGCAATAATTGGGTTGTTTTACCGCCTAATCACTAATGTATTAGTACAAAGAGGGACACAACCACAACCATCGTCATCGTTGTTCTAATAAATTCACGCTCTAAATCAATTATGCAACATATCAACATGTCTAtccaaataaaatttaaaaaaaaatcccaactGAGTCGTATCATTTTACCACTTTGTTGTGCTGTAAAAGAGAAAGAATTATTTATTTGCACCACTAAAAGTAGTGATTTCCCTAAAGAATAGGTTCAATCTATTTACGTAGTCTCCctatcaaagaaaaaaaataagtcacttgcaaatattttattccactttctttcattttcacttaCATATCTATTTAGATAGTCTCCCAAAAGTAGTGATTTCCCTAAacaatatctatatctatatctatatgtattcaaGAAGGGGTTTTTAGCAGAAACCCTCTCAATGGCttctaaacttctcattcttttttctagatttttgtatttattttaatacataaaaagtagcgggttataacccaccttatcaccaatcaaatttaaatttaaaatatacccactatctcttaactcatcctacaatcactcctacaaatcctctaatcatcatcccACATTTCCCCCCACGTTTGCACTTATCAAAATTTTGTTAACACAGTTTGATAGTAGTTCGATTCATATTGTGGGATAAATTTgctaatgatgatgatgaacgGTTATATCAGTCTGctacaaaaaataatattttactaaCATGTGGTATTTGCGTACAAAATTTCAGAGGTAAATCAATTGTTTTTACTTATATTCTATATATTTTGAATAGCTTTTGAGCGAGCATAACCATACTATGCAAATCCATCACTGTGTACAATTGGAGTTAGCAAATTGTATATTAATCACAATTTAGATTTTGCTCGATACCTGCGCAGTTAGTGAGTTCCTCATTAACACTATATCAAACTATTAATATTGTTTCGTACTCTTATTGacatttatttcaaaaaaattgcaGGTTTGAAAATAATACATGTGCCCGCAAGTTAGTTACGTGGTTGAGATCAAGCAATTTCACAACACCATAAGCACTGTTGATAGCAAATTCAAAGAGAATATCGATATCTGAATATACAATCATGCCTACGGTAAGCTTActcaattttaattaattaccaaatgaatttttttaatttataattataacCTATATCTTTTTTCATTCTTATTAGGTTAAATATTTTCGAATACTTGCTTACATTCAGAGCATTAACATAGAAAATATCTTCTACGAGCTATGCAAAAATTGTGGACAACTATGTGAAggtcatttttcaaaaacagtgTGTATGCATTGTAATGACGCGGTTGACACTGTTAttaggtaattaatttcatgtatatttaacttcaatatat harbors:
- the LOC113755760 gene encoding isoleucine N-monooxygenase 2-like; translation: MNCTSGLRVDSSLRFTSMSCIPYFSGFMALVLLFFTMGKWIMICLKNNKPRFPLPPGPKPLPFFGCIFQMLRNRPTHRWIYKVMDDMNTEIACFRIFGVHIIPVTSPELAREFLKKHDSIFSNRPVCMSAELSSEGFLTTSLSPLGDQYKKMKRMIVSSVLSPAKHQWLHSKRAEEADHLVNYVYNQCKDDATAGLVDIRLATRHYLGNVIRKMIFNKRFFGKGMEDGGPGAEEVEHVNALFKLLAYMYAFSLSDYMPWMKIFDFDGHRKVLTMAIACVRRHHDPEIEKRIKTWESGLKNEEEDLLDVLIRLKDNKGRPLLTTEEIRAQITELMFATVDNPSNAVEWALAEMLNQPEMLQKATEEIDAVVGKDRLVQESDLARLKYVKACAKEALRLHPYAPFNVPHVSTQDTVVGGYFIPKGSHVILCRPGLGRNPRTWGDSLKFKPERHMNDMDDARMDLNDPELNMFSFSTGRRGCPGVLLGSTLTVMLLARLLQCFNWKIPSGLSQIDLAEGMDAGFLAKPLFAVAEPRFPQFN